attttattttaattatccTTGTCAATAGTGTTACTATAACACCACCACATACAGGACATAGCTAAATCACGCCTTCTTACTCTGTTTGGGTGTTTGTTCCTCTGTCATGGTGGTTTCTTAAAAATCTGATTAGTACAAGAAgggctgttgttttttcacaGATCATTTTAGTAATGTAATAACGTCAGGTCAGCCTGGcagttttaacaaaaataactgaaaatcaattaatttaaaatggaaaaaaatgtcctctttaaaaatgttaaaatgtaattattaaAACAATGACTACAAAGTTGATAACAGTTTTATAATGAGGACACTTTGGCCCTTGAATttgattcttatttatttcctaTGATTCTAAGATTCGGTCAACCAGCATCCTGTATCCTGTATTATAGGTTCCACtgtattgtgtttttagaacCTTAAGAAAGCTTCTGTTATTCCCCCACTGACTTGTGGTgctgtgaaaatgaaaaatactgaggctgttttgtgtgtcactacatttgacatcatgTTCTTCATCTTTCCACCAATCACAGGTTTGCGTTGGACACGAAACTGCCACATGTTTTAATTGCAGCCTCTCCCTGCCTTCTTTCCGTCCCCGCCGCTCTTCATGTGGGATGGAAGGCTGAGACCTGGCAGGGTGGCTGTCACATAATGCCCACGCCTGTGATGCTTCGCTGGGACCCCCCTCCGCTCAGGAAATGCTCTCGGCCTATTTCCCACCCTGGCGCTCCACTGTGGAGAGCCGGGCATTACGCTCCGAATCCAGTTACCGTCCCAGAACATTCCTGACTGATTCCGACCGCTGCCTGGCCGTGGCTTCCCAGAGACAACGAGGACGTGCCCTCATTTCAAAGCGACTGGAGTATCAAGTTGGGCGCTACCAAAGCTCTTCATGGCAGAAGCTGCATGACAGGAAACAAGCTCCCCCCATATTGCTTCCATTTGTGGTTTGTATGTAGGTGGCTTCAGTTGGGTGCAggattaaaaatattcaactcAGGTTGCCAGAGTGATATCTCCGATTGTGGTGGAGTGTTTGGGAATTCTTAATTGCTTTTTCCGAATGAGCTTACCACAGGAAAATCCCCCTTcagagcagaaaaaaacaagagagtGGGTGACCCGTAAACGCTGAAGATTTCATGTAAACACGCACATCGGAGCCCATGCTGCTCCCCGGCCCGCCGCATCTCACTGCTGTCAGGGTGGCAACACGGCAAACTAACCTGCAACGGCGGCCCACCAAGCCTCTGCTCATGCCCTCGCCAATGTGGTTTATGTCTCATCTCCTATTATTGACGGCTCAGACAGCATCAGGATATCGTGACGGACCGGCCCTGCCTTCTCAGCCGCAGGGTGGGGCGCCGTTGACTGGCTCCCATGTGCTGTGTAGGACAGACCCATTGTGGAATGGCATCCGAGCGCCTGTAAGAAAAACAAGGAGAGAGGACGTTGGGCAAATAGATGATCAGTTATCAAATTCAATGTCTTCAACTGAGGTTTTATTGGGTCATAAACTGGAATAAAATTTCGGAAGTTAACCATCAAGCTGGCACACATTCTTGGCAAGGGCTTTTTGACCCATAAAATACATAAGTGTgtgttattaatatttttattatcctGTTTGTCATTGTAACATTGTATAAAACATAAGTTGGGGACTTAAGGGAGGAGGAAAATTTCAGACTTGAggcaaaaaatgatttcatcaaAATATACTGCTAATTACAAAATGGAACAAATTGTGCTTCATACACAAAATATATAAGAGAAAACGTGTGCTTGAATTGTTGGATTTAGAGTATTAGCCTATAACATTTTTGAATGAGTCAttgggaatgaaaaaaataaacaatccgCAAAACAACttacaagttaaaaaaaaagtttgaagtggattttacataaaaaatgttttgagggGAAAGTACAGCTATGATTGTCAGAAACTTCAGTTTCTTGACTGATTAAGTcttcacaaagaaaaaaatacaagctttgTTTAAGTGTATCCTATATAGAAAGGGAAGCAACAgaggtcaatttaaaaaataatttagttCCAAACACATTTCTCTGATGGACAGTTTTCATTCATAAGTGCCTCCTTCCTTCCACATTCAGCATTAAATAACCTTGACTAGTGGAAATTATCATCTCTTATTCATTACTTTTGAGTGTTCCTtcaatttacacacacacacaaaatagatgAAGGACCTACTTTATGATGTAATGATGACCAATTGAGACAATTGTTCATACATGTGGTAACTCATTTGAACACGACTAGTATTTGTCTAACTTTTGGACCAGTTAAATCCTCACTCATGCGATGTGTCCATCATGTATATATGAATAGGCAGCATTagatcaaataataataataataataataattagaacACTTCAGCGCATCTTTATGAATTCGATCAAATTAATTGTACACATCCTTGACATGCAAGTGGAATATGCGAGAGATTTCAATGTGCCAATGTGCACCTAGGCACTTGTTCCATTTTAGggtctttttaaatattatgcACCATGCAAAAACATGCCTTGCAGTACTTTCTATAAAGTGATTTTCTCATTTAAATAGCACAATACACAAATATTATGAAGCGTAACCACAACATGACAGTATTCATGTTAAGCGGATACTCTTGTACAGAGTCAATAAGGCAGAATGTGTATTGggtttcaggtgtacctaatgttatGGCCTGTGACTGTATTTGGTTTCACGGCCTCTTACAGTGCTTATTGCCTGTGCATAGGAACGACTCCTTTCGTTAGCTGTGGCCATGAGAAGAAGGAAGAGCACGCAAGCATATAGCAACTGCATGGTGGAGGCCATCAAATACACTTGACGTTCACGGAGCGACCCAAAAAAGCGCGCAATCAGCGGTCTGCGAGCTATGCCGTCCTTTCTCGTTCACATAAACAGCACTTAAAGGAAAATATACACGGCCACCTACAGCGCAAGGAAAGTGATGAGGGCTCCACATCACACTGGTTTCAATTAAAGCGACAGCGAACTACAGGGGACACTTGACGTGTACATTGACTAAACGCACTTCTCCTTAAAAAAGCTTGACAATTCGTGAAGGAAACGGTATATTCTAATTTTAGTATAAAATGTAGGCTATttgaaaaaagtttaaatgtgtgtgttttgcgtCAGACATAATATTGGGACATTTTGATAACCGGCTATTAATTGGCATTTCTTGTTCTCTAATTTGAAATATATCAATtaatcatcattatcatcatcacatATGTCGCAAGACCATTTGCATATTATATATTGGacaatcatttttaatttaatgcgCAACGTCGTGGACGCTACAATAAAATTGTAAACCCGCAAAACCTTTGAGTAATAACTTAAAATAAACAGCAAAGCATTAATGTTTTAAAGCATgtgctgatttttttctttttagtagTACTTCTTTAAATTAATTCACATATTTGAGTTGTCCCAAAACGTTTTGAGCGACTCTGGCGTTGCCAGATGTAGTTGGCCGCTTGTAGTTTTATTTCGTGATcacctttgtgtttttgtgtcctgcttttgttttatgttaatCATGTTATAATTGACCTATTTATTGATGCACAGAACTTCTGTGAAAtctgtttggttttttttcatgtgcttTATCAATAGCCTGGATTGAATTGGGATACAGAAGTGTGGAAAGATATATAACTTTTTGGTTAATTACGCATGTTTAGTTATATTTACTCTAGCTGTATTAATCATCTGTTGCCTTAATCAGCACtaagaaatgaaatattgtatgtttttattcctTGCCATTGCGAACATGTGCAGTCGTCATACATTTTAAACTTTTATTTAGCCAAATCAAATTTGATGCATTCTATAAGTGGCGTGACATTTGCTATAAGCGTCCCTAAAGCTCTTAAATGGCTACAGAAAATTAAACCATTTAGGTAGCTACTAAAGAAACAGCAACTGAGTGTGTTTCTTGCTCAAATGATGAGCTCAGAAGAAAACACATGAAGTGTTTTCCGACTCCAGACAGGAATGGGGCTATATTGGGTTCACTGCAGTAAATAAGGTATACACGACAGTCAGGAAGGCCTGTCAGGGCCGTGCACTCTGCGGTCTACCTCCACCTAAGTGGTCCTGCTTTCCTGGGTATGCAGAGCTGTCCAATATTTCACGATGGGACGTCATGGAagaaggggagaaaaaaacacatgaatgCTTGGTGACGAACACAATCTGCTTGCGACACCATGAACAGCGAGTTCTTTTCCTCTGCTATTTATTCACgaataaaacatgtttatatcattaaaataaatattgatcaATGTAATTGTCGCAGTTCTCAACATTAAGTAGAATGAAAATTGTGCACtataaaagtcaaagtcaagtcaacataataaatatgcattttttgaaaGTGTATTGAGCGTAGTAAGATCATCATTCTTGTTAATgccaaaaaaaagtaaattggGCGTATTAGACCCTTTTACTCACTTTATATTCTGAAAGAACCGGATATCAATTAATATTAACTAATATTGATCTCAGCGCATCATAATGGCAAGAGTATCAGTTTGTGTTTCGGTGGGGCGGGGGGTAAATGAAATGAAGGTAATTAAACGCAGTGGGCAGGGAGAAGACCGGAGCGTGCTTCCCCCTGCGCGGATCGAGCGCGCTGGGTGGTCCTATTCGCTGataaatgcccccccccctttttttttttttacaaaatctgCACCAACGTCGGCGCAGTCGTCGGTTCAAACAATATGAGCATTAATTAATCGACGCGTGTGTGCGCTCAACGGCAAAACTAACAATTAGCACCTTTGCACCAGCCtgactgacaatgaaatgacattttgaccatgcatgcatgaatcaaagaacaaaaacgcCACTTGGGTTCTGAAAATTGTAatgaaatatataataaaatatatatattttttttgttttgtttattttatcttaTTGTTCAAATAGGAACAGTAGGAGATTTGAGCTCACTGTGAGGGGAAAGGTTGCAGACTGCAGTTATGGCGATCTCTAGGGAACAATAAGCAAGCTACTGTCAACAGATTTAGCTTATAAAGTCATCTGCTTGCAGTATAGTCTGCAAGCACTGCTGCATAAAAGCCAGTCTAGAATTAAACCTTACAACAGTGCACCTTTTAACATCGACGAGGCTATGAGAAGTACTTTGCAAACCCTATTGATCCCCTTTGACAATTAGGTATACCAGAATAAAACTGAATTATAGTAACTTACTTTTACTTGTGAAATGACGGTCCCAGCATGTCTGGAGTCGTTCCGTGGTCTGAACCCGAGGTTCTGCGCTCACAGCGCGGCAGAGGTTCAACTTCATTCCCCGGGCGTCTCCTGCGTAAATATTATGACTTACACAAACAATATTCGGCTGCATATAAAAAAGCCCACAGACTTCTCTGTGCAGGGCACATCACATAACAGTGACTATTAGCTGATCGAACTGGgctttttgttgattttctttcttttttttcttttttttttacattcaagaAGTgaacatgtttacattttgctgTGTAAACATCCTGCCCACCCGCCCGCTTATTTTGTACAGAAATTTGGAGGCTGgttttgaatatgaggggGCACGCCCTTTGGAAAAGtcttttaaaacattgcaaaaatatttagaTGCTTTCCAACGGGTGGCGCATGAACGTGTGAGAACTTGCACATATTGGATTAGAATACAATTagttaaaaaagacaaatccgATGTTAACGCACACATACATTATTGTAGTGTTTGCATACAGTAAGGCCCTATGGAAGATAGAATGACACATTTAAACGAAAgaatagtcttttttttaatgcaaagtaaaaagtgagTGCACCCAGATGTGCACGCTTACAGGCGGCCCACCACTGGAGGAGGAGTGGAAATGGGCGggccccatttttttttcccggatGGCCAAGACATGCAGCTTCCAGCTCGCTGATGGCAACAGATAAGTAAAAAAGTCAGCAGGACAACACACAGCAAGTGAAGTGGAAAGCGGCTCCTGTTCTACTCCTTCTATCCCACTCTGGAAAAGTTTTGGACAAGGCACTCTTTCAGGAACCTCTCCGCACTGAGAAGCAGcgttctccttttttttggtctcttTATGCCGGTGAGTTGACGTCGTCtcgtgtggtgtggaggtggAAGACAACGTCTTCTTCTACCCAGCGCGCCCGAGGGTCTAACTAATGACGGCAGAGGTCCAGCAGCCCCAAGCGCACACTCCTGCCCAGAGCGGCCCCATGTCTGCTCCGGACAAGACCGCGGTGATGGacaccgccgcctcctccaccGCCAAAGCCAAAAAGACCAACGCGGGGATCCGCCGGCCGGAGAAGCCTCCTTACTCTTACATCGCCCTCATAGTCATGGCGATCCAGAGCTCCCCCACTAAGCGGCTGACCCTCAGTGAGATCTACCAGTTCCTGCAGAGTCGCTTCCCCTTCTTCAGGGGCTCCTACCAGGGCTGGAAGAACTCGGTGCGCCACAATTTGTCCCTAAACGAGTGCTTCATCAAGCTGCCCAAGGGTCTGGGCCGGCCAGGGAAGGGTCACTACTGGACTATCGACCCGGCAAGTGAGTTTATGTTCGAGGAGGGCTCGTTCAGGAGGAGACCCCGAGGGTTCCGGCGCAAGTGCCAAGCGCTCAAGCCCATGTACAGCATGATGAACGGTTTGGGCTTCAACCACATCCCAGAGTCGTACAACTTCCAGGGGAGCGGCGGGGGCCTGTCGTGTCCGCCCAACAGCTTGTCCCTGGACAGCGGGATCGGGATGATGAACGGACACCTGGCGGGGAACATGGACGGCATGGCTCTGTCCGGCCACTCGATGACGCACTTGTCGGCCAACGGCGGCCACTCGTATATGGGGAGCTGCGCGGCGAACGCCGCCGAGGGGGGCTACCCTCACCACGACAACTCCGCCTCGCCTCTGCTCACCAGCGGCGGCGTGATGGAGCCGCACCCGGTCTATTCTAGCCCGGCGTCGGCGTGGGCTCCGAGTCCCAATAACGGAGCTTCTTACATCAAGCAGCAGCCGCTGTCTCCGTGCAACCCCGGAGCCAACGCGCTGCAGCCCAGCCTGCCCACGCACTCGCTGGAGCAGCCTTACCTGCACCAGAACGGCCACACGGCCACGGACTTGCAAGGTAGGCAAGCTTCCATCCACAGAAATACCACAATAACAACAGCAATAACACTTCGGCTTACATTGAAACAGATCGCgtggaaaaatgaaaacaaagaccAGCCACATAATTATTAGTGTTGGGCCAAGCTAAAGTGCTTCACTGACCTTTTGCCAAGCGCGGGCCCAGTAGAAATACTGCCTTTAATTGCAGTGGCAAAAACTTGGTCTTGTAAAATCACTAAACACtggatttgaaatgaatattttactTCAAGCAAAAGCACATCAGGAAAgcactttaaattgtattgGGAAAGCTCCAGATTAGtgaatagaaaaacaaacaagcagacTGCCTTGTCTCGGACCAATGCCAATTAAACTTGCATGCGTCTTTTTTAGGCCATCATACTaaaaggaacactttgaaactTATAATAATtactatgattttttttatgtattattaCACTTGACTAAAATCCATGTACGTTTTATATAGAAAAGTTGGCAATTGAGCTTCCATTTGCCTTGACTATAcctaataaataaacttgGAGACACTGGAGGCTTATAATTACTAGAAAATAACGTAATTCCATATTGGCAAttctattttaattatttgtgaCTAAACAACCCTACCATGGGGGCAATTAGGgggatgaaaaaaattgcatgtcgtaaacgtgcatgtgtgtgttttcaggcATCCCTCGGTACCATTCGCAGTCTCCGAGCATGTGTGACCGGAAGGAGTTCGTCTTCTCCTTCAACGCCATGACGTCGTCAGCCATGCACTCGCCGAGCAGCAGCTCCTACTACCACCACCAGCAGGTCTCCTACCAGGACATCAAGCCGTGCGTCATGTGATGCGGGTTCAGTTCGGTTCAGCTCCGTGCAGCTGAAacgaaaaggaaaagaaaaccaCTGAGGGGACGTGAAGGCCTCTCGAAAGACAAGCCGGACTACTTTTTCCTCCCCTCTTCCGTCTCACACAAGCGCGACCATATgcagtgatgatgatgataataatatataataatacaaaCTTTTACGTGCCGTCATGGAGCAGCGGGGTGAAAGTCTGATGACGTTTGGTACTAGGTCCTGCATCGCGGACTACAACTACACATTTTTTGTCcagcttttcttcttcatccttgttaaaaaaaaaaaagatgcacacttttattttctgtgttctctttcttctttttttgttgttgttgcataaAACACTCTTTTGGAATTCCAGTGACATGAACAATTGTGGACAATATATTGATGTGTCCATGTATACTGTATAAAATGATTAAGGCACTTTTTGAATAGCCTATAAgcgcaacttttttttttatttattcggAACTGAAAGCctgcatatttttcatttcaggcGAATTGGCCAAGGAGGTTTTGCTTTATTGGCAATATTTGTCAGAACgcttattatttgttttaaaatgaaaagtgagGATATATTGTAAGCACCGTTTCTGTCATTATGTATAGACCACCATGAATTAATGCCAGCACTGTTCTATAGATTGTTGGAGAATTTAGCAAAGGTCATCTTTATTACAATctgtaagaaataaaatatttttggggctGTTGATGCCTAAATTCTCGAAACAGATACATTTGGATTTTGTTTAGCATACAAAACCAGTTTAACAACTTCAAACTCAATCTATTCGTCAATTatcaataaatatgtataatGTTTGGTTGATTAAAATTTTGGTCATTTAACATAAACGTCAGAAATAATGCTAAAACTAAGTCATTTATAAAACCTAAAGAAGATGCTGATGaaactttaaaatgtattgcCATGAATTTTGGAGAGACGCATTTTGTGACGACATGAATGCATGTTAAGAACTTAAATTCCACACTCTCCAAACGgttgggttaaaaattggaccgaccAGGGAAaatgggtcaatttgacccaactgtgggtgccccccccccccttgaaaaaaacaaccccaaaatattttacaaaaatatgggTCAAATTGACTCAACCTCCTTggtcggtccaatttttaacccaaattatttttaagggTGCAGTAATTATAATCtcttgtaaaaataataccACTTCCGTATTTAGggctgtaaaataaaatcggCTATATTTTGACATAATCCAAccacaaacaaatgtaaaacagCATTACACACGCGATCAAATACAAACGCTGCATCCAAAAGTTGACCGATAaatattacaactttttttttttactaacaaTCCCGatgatgttttaattaaaactCTTTCGTAATAGTGGTTTACAGTGCATAATCGTACTGCATCATACTGGAagctttttcaaatattttgtcccGCTTGTGTAGAAAAATAGTGCAGTTCTATTCTACTGCAAGTACAACCACAATTTTGGAACATAATGTTAAATTAATACACTTAACAGCGTCTATTAAAACGGCACGTTTAACTcgagtttattttattttattatgctTTTTTAAAACCAGTTTGAAGTCGAATTGATGTCACCAAAAGCGTGGATTTTAAAGTGCAAGCTCACCGCAAAAGCATGTGCGTACATTTCTTTCTGCTTAAGAGAACGAAGAAAATTGCAGGTGCCGCTGtagtttagaaaaaaaaaatagattcaatGTGTAATTCTATAAAACGGCAACATCTCGGTTCATGCTCACTTTCGTGTGTACCCAGCCAATAAATGCTGGCCAGCGTACACGCACGTTGCACCTCGGGTTGTCAATGCAGTGCACCTAAACAGCGGCTATATACATCCCGCATGCAGCACAT
The window above is part of the Syngnathus acus chromosome 3, fSynAcu1.2, whole genome shotgun sequence genome. Proteins encoded here:
- the foxf1 gene encoding forkhead box protein F1 — its product is MTAEVQQPQAHTPAQSGPMSAPDKTAVMDTAASSTAKAKKTNAGIRRPEKPPYSYIALIVMAIQSSPTKRLTLSEIYQFLQSRFPFFRGSYQGWKNSVRHNLSLNECFIKLPKGLGRPGKGHYWTIDPASEFMFEEGSFRRRPRGFRRKCQALKPMYSMMNGLGFNHIPESYNFQGSGGGLSCPPNSLSLDSGIGMMNGHLAGNMDGMALSGHSMTHLSANGGHSYMGSCAANAAEGGYPHHDNSASPLLTSGGVMEPHPVYSSPASAWAPSPNNGASYIKQQPLSPCNPGANALQPSLPTHSLEQPYLHQNGHTATDLQGIPRYHSQSPSMCDRKEFVFSFNAMTSSAMHSPSSSSYYHHQQVSYQDIKPCVM